Within the Saccharopolyspora gloriosae genome, the region CCGGCACGGCCGGTGCGGAACGCGGCGACCACGGCGTACGGGTCGCGGGTGTCGTAGCGCAGTTCGACCTGGACGGGCACCGCCGGTGTCTGCGGAGCCAGCAGATCGAACACCGCCGTCGAACGGAGTGTCACGTGATCGTTTCGCATCGTCCTCGCCTTCCTAACTCCCTCCCGGTCCGCTTATCGACCGAGCAACACAGTTGTGACGCCTATGCGGGGTCATATGCTCGCCACCAGGCTCTACATCACCCGGTCGGGGCATACTGAACTTCGTAACGCGATCGGAAAACTGCGCAGAGTGGTCACATCGCACCCCCGACCGACATCGGCCCGACTCTTCGAAGCTGGCGTTCGGCGCCGGCAGAAGCGAGACCGAGCCATCCCCACAGCGTCTCCGACAGCGCCAACGAGCTCGCCCCCTGCCACCGCCGGACACCACTCGAGGATAGGCGATAGACCTGCGTCCATATGGGTTTCAACGGACAGAGCTGAGACACTCGCCACGAGCATTCGCCGAGACGGACTAACCCGGACATCCGGACGCGCAACCGCACACGCCTGGCCGCCACCCGGTCGAGGAGAGCGGTGCCACAGTGTGACCAGGCTCGAAAGGTCACGCTCGATCTCGGCGCCACAACTGTGAAAAACCGACTCATGACGCACGTCACATTTTGTCGGACGTTGCAACCCTTCTTCGCACGTGCTCCGCCGAGCCGGTCCCGAGCAGGGCCGTATCCTTTGCCCCGTAACAAGGTGCCGCACCTCACTAGCGAGCACGGGCCGGCGGGCACGCTGATCACGACGCCGCAGGACAGCAGCACCCCGAACGACAGCACGTGGCAGGTGGACTCTGAGCAGGACAGCCGAACCGGGACCGGAGAAGATCGACATGGCCTCGGACGACGATGCCCCGCGGCCCCGCCGCCGGTTGCACAAGCTCCGGCGAGCAGTGCGCGCCCGCCGTGAACGCATCCGGCGCAACCCCACGCTGAACATGACCTACCGGGTGGCACTCGGAGGCTTCGGAACCCTCATCCTCATCCTCGGAATCATCGCGATCCCGTACCCCGGCCCCGGCTGGCTCATCGTGTTCGCCGGCCTCGGCATCCTCGCCACCGAGTTCCACTGGGCGCACCGCGTCAACATGTTCACCAGGCGGCACTACCACCGCTGGGTCAGCTGGCTCGGCAGGCAGCACTGGACGGTCAAGCTCGGCATCGCCGCCCTGACCGGCATCATCGTGGTCGTGACGCTGTGGTTGCTCGGCATGTACGCCACAATCGGCAACTGGCTCGGAGTGCGCTGGCCGTGGTTGGCCTCCCCCTGTTCGGTGACTGAAAACGGTGTTGTAGAGTTCTCCATGTCGCCGGGAACGGCGGCACCGGGCGATTAGCTCAGGGGGAGAGCGCTTCGTTCACACCGAAGAGGTCACTGGTTCGATCCCAGTATCGCCCACACTCCGGATATGGCCCTTGACCAGCATGGTCGAGGGCCATATCCGTTTTTGTGCACGGTGATAGCCCTGAATTTCGCCCCACGGTGCCTAACCGGCCTCGGATGCTCCTTTCTCGGGCTCGCCGGACAAAGCGAGGCCGGATGAGCCCTGCGGCCTCATCAGCGGTGCTGCGGTCCAGCTCCGGTACATCCTCGGAGTCAGTGTCCAAAGTGAAGGCCACAGCGGATACCCGAGCCGTCTTGTCCAGCTCGCCGCTGATCGGCACAGACGCCCGCGAGCGTCCCATTTCCTTGAGCCGTAACGCTTCCACCGGAATGCGGATGCTTGTCGAGGTCGGTCCGGGTGTGGCTTGACCGTCGAGCTCTGCGGGAAAAACGAGAGGCAGGGTCGGCGGGCTGGGCGTGTTCGCCGTCGGTGTGGGATCTCGGCGTCAAGGCTCCCTCGTCGTCTTAGTTCAGTTCGGCGCCCGCGCTTCCCGGGTCATCAGATCGGTCAGCGCACGCCGGACTGTCGTCGGCGGGCGTCGACGAACACAGCGATCGAGATCGTCCCGATGCGTTCGGGCCTGGATGGCGCGGCGCTGTCCTGCCCAGGCTGGTGGACCTCGCGAGTTCGACTGATCGAACGCTCCTGGCTCGGCTGGTTTCGAGGTCGCGATACCGAGTTGGGCCGGAGGCGCTTACTGCCGGTCGTGGCGTGAGTGGATGTGGCGCCAGGCGAAGTGGACGGCCGCTGTTGCTCCCACTGCTGCGCCGGCCCAGCACAATGCCGTCGTCCATGCGGCGATGTCTTGGGTGAGTGAGAACAGGCTGATCGCGATCAGGGCTATGGCGGACCAGAATCGTTGTCCGTAGGTACGGGCGTGACGATCAGCCGGTCGCGGGTCTCGTCGCACTTGCACACCTTCCGTCGCGGCTGCCCAGAGGTCAGTGATCGCCTGCTTTTTCGTGCGCGTCCAACCGGGCCAGCAGGGATTCGAGTGCCGTCATGCGGCGGCCCTGTCGCCTGCCCTCGACGAGGCAGTGGCGCATCGATTCGACGTCCTGCGTGCGGACTTTGCCGCCGTGGTGGACGCGGTTGAAGGCCTGGTAGTCCAGCGGCAACATGTCG harbors:
- a CDS encoding TIGR02611 family protein produces the protein MASDDDAPRPRRRLHKLRRAVRARRERIRRNPTLNMTYRVALGGFGTLILILGIIAIPYPGPGWLIVFAGLGILATEFHWAHRVNMFTRRHYHRWVSWLGRQHWTVKLGIAALTGIIVVVTLWLLGMYATIGNWLGVRWPWLASPCSVTENGVVEFSMSPGTAAPGD